The following are encoded in a window of Candidatus Deferrimicrobium sp. genomic DNA:
- a CDS encoding cell division protein FtsL, with translation MRRMIVGNGVCMITEIRKEPPAVPAVPRRRGFVALFLALLVTGLFNVWLSGQCIRTGYRVSAALEEKRTLQKEQEVLRLEALALKSPARIHAIARNDLHMVPAQMDRVIR, from the coding sequence ATGAGAAGGATGATCGTTGGAAACGGCGTGTGCATGATCACGGAGATCCGGAAAGAGCCCCCGGCGGTGCCTGCGGTCCCCCGGCGGCGTGGATTCGTCGCCCTGTTCCTGGCCCTTCTCGTCACCGGCCTGTTCAATGTCTGGCTGTCGGGCCAGTGCATCCGCACGGGGTACCGGGTATCCGCCGCCCTCGAGGAGAAGCGCACCCTTCAGAAGGAGCAGGAAGTTCTCCGGCTGGAGGCGCTGGCGCTGAAAAGTCCCGCCCGCATTCATGCCATCGCCCGGAACGATCTGCACATGGTGCCCGCGCAGATGGACCGGGTGATCCGGTGA